In a single window of the Vespa crabro chromosome 18, iyVesCrab1.2, whole genome shotgun sequence genome:
- the LOC124430425 gene encoding fatty acid synthase-like — protein MSLREILTLSMHITLENIPMTKVKTIELVENNDNISAEKLVSPLLRDILANLRSIQASVNLFALPKKFGEEDLLKNIEILESTKLRTNDIAILAVGSCLLTNEKKENLKQLLKSTKDGAFLLSREKENIPLDYSILKEFRLGIVLEKRTSEELWILLRKIEEISKNILFINVRSNEFNCLKEVQDVLANETQEDNTRVIFVEEGNFESGLLGFINCLQKETGGKIFRAVLVQDLTAPKFSLELPLYSEQFETDLFMNVLRPGNVWGSYRHQLLPSREPKLMYHAFVNQLSRGDLIALRWLEGPITKDYQKKNLVRIHYSSLNFKDVMLATGKIGLDVFQQIRKDVDNVLGFEYSGISIGGRRIMGLNPNKCLSNLYQMDEIFSWTVPESWSLENAATVPCIYSTCIDALYINGEIKKGDRILIHFGAGGVG, from the exons ATGTCATTACGcgaaatattaacgttatctaTGCATATTACTCTTGAGAATATACCAATGACGAAAGTGAAAACAATAGAACTCGTTgagaataatgacaatatatcTGCAGAGAAACTTGTTTCTCCATTGTTAAGAGACATTCTGGCCAATTTACGTTCGATTCAAGCAAGCGTTAATTTATTTGCACTACCAAAGAAATTTGGCGAAGAAGACcttcttaaaaatattgaaattttagaaTCGACAAAATTACGAACAAATGATATAGCGATATTAGCAGTTGGATCTTGCTTATTAaccaatgaaaaaaaggaaaatttaaaaCAACTTTTGAAATCTACAAAAGATGgggcttttcttttatcgcgtgaaaaggaaaatataccATTGGACTATTCTATTCTAAAGGAATTTCGATTAGGTATAGTTTTGGAGAAACGTACTTCCGAGGAATTGTGGATATTGTTAAGGAAGATCGaggaaatttcgaaaaatattctatttattaatgttaggaGCAATGAATTTAACTGTTTGAAAGAAGTACAAGATGTTCTTGCCAATGAAACACAAGAAGATAACACGAGAGTGATATTTGTTGAGGAAGGAAACTTTGAATCTGGTCTCTTAGGATTCATTAATTGCTTACAGAAAGAAACTGGAGGAAAAATCTTTCGAGCTGTTTTAGTTCAGGATCTTACAGCCCcgaaattttctttagaattGCCCCTTTATTCGGAACAATTCGAAACCGATCTTTTCATGAATGTTTTACGGCCAGGAAACGTATGGGGATCATATAGGCATCAATTACTTCCATCTCGTGAACCAAAGCTTATGTATCATGCTTTCGTTAATCAGTTG TCACGCGGAGATTTAATTGCGTTACGTTGGCTCGAAGGACCAATTACGAAAGACTATCAAAAGAAGAATCTTGTTCGCATCCATTATTCATCGTTGAACTTTAAAGACGTGATGTTGGCAACAGGTAAAATAGGATTAGATGTGTTTCAACAGATCAGAAAAGATGTTGACAACGTACTTGGATTTGAATATAGTGGAATCAGTATTGGTGGTCGACGTATTATGGGACTTAATCCAAACAA aTGCTTATCAAATCTTTATCAAATGGACGAGATTTTTTCTTGGACCGTACCTGAAAGTTGGAGTTTGGAAAATGCAGCGACAGTACCATGCATATATTCCACATGTATTGATGCACTTTATATTaacggagaaataaaaaaaggtgaTAGAATTCTTATCCACTTTGGTGCTGGCGGTGTTGGCTAG
- the LOC124430451 gene encoding LOW QUALITY PROTEIN: fatty acid synthase-like (The sequence of the model RefSeq protein was modified relative to this genomic sequence to represent the inferred CDS: inserted 1 base in 1 codon; deleted 2 bases in 1 codon; substituted 3 bases at 3 genomic stop codons) produces MNEFKEPEKSYKFFKYADPEPGEEVVISGIASRFPKSNNVYEFKDNIFNCKDCITDNGTEAEHSEIPRRTGKINNIEKFDALFFDVDFKEAHTMNPMGRILFEHTXESIVDAGIHPKDLRGTRTGVFLGSCFSDTEQTWTYNKLKISGVGIISCNKAFMTNRISQWLGVTGPTYNIDTACRSCLFAMEHAYTAIHNGQCDYAIVTGSNLCLHPFVTLPFKRLGLLSEDGRCKCFDEAADGYVWSEAVVVAFLXKRKYAKRIYATVIHAKTNCDGYKEQGITFPSSQIQSALSKEFYDECGVPTACIPYIEAHGTGTKIDDPEEINAIDQIFMKNRTNPLKVGSIKSNLGHTEPASGMCSIAKAIISMQSGLIPPSINLNQQRKDVKAFTEGRIMTVTETSPLDEEYIAINSFGVGGANAHILLKSNLKTKVNKGMPDDDLSKLVAVFGRTEEAVVTILNYIDNRPIDVEFISLLHDVHLKETSGHLCQGYTITAFKSFDKKLREIENYSDIKKPILFVFSEMWSQWSGMSMEIFVLIFLRKHKNNNHCDYQMYWNVEFNFSSQVLMKFPTFAKAIEKCDGVLKQCNLNIYKILTKKDYTMFDNILHSIVGIAAVQIGLGDLLISVGVVPDYIIGYFVGELGYAYADGSFTAEEMMLAAYSRGIALIETKISHGSIATVGLSYQDLKNCCSADNDIACHNGTKSTTVSGPTDSVKKFVKKLQVTEVIVEEVPCNNIPYHSRYIAAVNSKLLVHLKKVIPVAKPRNXKWLSTSVPRNAWLTSAVKFSSAEYHTNNLFKPIIFAGTLALIPDNIVTIEIGSQNLLQATLRKSLQPTVRNILLNHPDDKDNVIVFLQALGKLYNSGIQLDLAKLYPHVEYPVSRCTPMISPLIRLNHSDDWFMTDYRRQEKIDSGERIFEISIDYEEFLYVSGHMIDGRNLFPATGYLCLVWETFGMMIGRLYTKVSVVIENVKFNRATTIPKEGKIEMIIIIEKVTFHNLYLYIDIYKELKLRGYQYSDLFRSLQSASISGKKGHVEWKKNWVVFLDNILQMKILALDTRGLFVLIGIRKLIIDTKAHQRYLKSLTTNKKYVPVQLLEYIDTVIVTESMEIHNITAQREMSLREILTLSMHITLENIPMTKVKTIELVENNDNISAEKLVSPLLRDILANLRSIQASVNLFALPKKFGEEDLLKNIEILESTKLRTNDIAILAVGSCLLTNEKKENLKQLLKSTKDGAFLLSREKENIPLDYSILKEFRLGIVLEKRTSEELWILLRKIEEISKNILFINVRSNEFNCLKEVQDVLANETQEDNTRVIFVEEGNFESGLLGFINCLQKETGGKIFRAVLVQDLTAPKFSLELPLYSEQFETDLFMNVLRPGNVWGSYRHQLLPSREPKLMYHAFVNQLSRGDLIALRWLEGPITKDYQKKNLVRIHYSSLNFKDVMLATGKIGLDVFQQIRKDVDNVLGFEYSGISIGGRRIMGLNPNKCLSNLYQMDEIFSWTVPESWSLENAATAAITLALHEGCEIFITVGTPEKRKFIKETFPSIDDNHIGISSLRCLAYREQFLEIGKFDLAADNPLNIDVFTKEISFHAVMLDQIIVTKNEIKNEISSRVLIKIREENEQLNTPILTEPYYRCFPNKGYTIIGGFGGFGLELIEWLVLRNTKNIVITSRNGLKNGNQQMRIKRWESYGVNIKILVGLDAANQEDCELIVKSAIDEGPVDGIFNLAVFSXDRICHKHTMNAFEECFKGKAWATKRLDEVTRNLCPDLRHFVVFYEICEKRVEEGLPGLAIQWGAIGDVGLIADMQDNEKELVIGGTLQQKITSCLKEMNRFLVQDKPIVASMIIAERRLDGVCSDNVVNTVLKIMCIKELKSINQQISLAELGMDSMMGVEIKQTLEREYEIYLNAENIRSLNFAKLVEIDNKRAGDSNRIEIATDKILFSKKVLMQLFGEEFSSELIISLKTNPEEGRSEIFFIPGIEGYGIIFESLESKIKSPATCFQLRTNYELETVEDMARSFLPIYSLTKDIFD; encoded by the exons ATGAATGAGTTTAAGGAGCCAGAAAAAtcttacaaatttttcaaatatgctGATCCAGAACCAGGTGAAGAAGTTGTTATTTCCGGAATCGCTAGTAGATTTCCAAAATCCAACAATGTCTACGaattcaaagataatatttttaattgcaaaGATTGCATCACGGATAACGGAACAGAAGCAG AGCATTCAGAAATTCCACGACGAACGGGgaaaattaacaatatcgaaaaattCGATGCATTATTTTTTGACGTCGATTTTAAAGAAGCACATACTATGAATCCTATGGGCAGAATATTGTTCGAACATACTTAAGAATCTATTGTAGATGCTGGAATTCATCCAAAAGATCTTCGTGGAACGAGGACAGGTGTATTCTTAGGTTCATGCTTCTCCGATACAGAGCAAACTTGGACCTACAACAAACTCAAG ATAAGTGGTGTTGGTATCATAAGCTGTAACAAAGCTTTTATGACCAACAGAATTTCGCAATGGTTGGGTGTCACTGGACCAACATATAACATCGATACCGCGTGCAGATCATGTCTATTTGCGATGGAACACGCATATACAGCTATACATAACGGACAATGTGATTACGCGATCGTCACTGGATCAAATCTTTGTCTTCATCCATTCGTAACTTTGCCATTTAAACGTTTAG GACTATTGTCCGAGGATGGTCGTTGCAAGTGTTTCGACGAAGCTGCAGATGGTTACGTGTGGAGCGAAGCCGTAGTTGTTGCATttctgtaaaaaagaaaatatgctAAAAGAATCTATGCAACAGTTATCCATGCGAAAACAAATTGCGATGGTTATAAGGAACAGGGAATAACATTCCCTTCTAGCCAAATTCAGAGTGCTCTTTCCAAAGAATTCTACGATGAATGCGGTGTACCAACAGCATGTATACCTTACATCGAAGCTCATGGTACAGGAACTAAAATCGATGATCCTGAAGAAATAAATGCTATAGATCAGATTTTCATGAAAAACAGAACAAATCCTCTTAAAGTCGGTTCCATCAAATCAAATTTGGGTCATACTGAACCAGCCAGTGGAATGTGCTCCATTGCCAAG gcgataatatcgatgcaGTCAGGCCTCATACCCCCAAGTATCAATCTTAATCAACAACGCAAAGACGTGAAAGCTTTCACAGAAGGGAGAATCATGACTGTTACCGAAACGTCTCCACTTGATGAAGAATACATAGCCATTAACTCTTTCGGCGTTGGTGGTGCTAATGCTCACATCTTACTTAAATCAAATCTAAAAACGAAGGTCAATAAAGGAATGCCAGATGACGATTTGTCAAAACTCGTAGCAGTTTTTGGACGGACCGAAGAAGCTGTAGTAACCATATTAAATTAT ATCGATAATCGACCCATAGACGTCGAATTTATTAGTCTCCTTCATGATGTCCATCTCAAAGAAACATCAGGTCATTTATGTCAGGGATACACGATAACTGCTTTTAAATCGTTTGACAAAAAACTGAGAGAGATTGAAAACTATTCTGATATAAAAAAACCaatattgtttgttttttctgaaATGTGGTCGCAGTGGTCTGGAATGAGTATGGAAATTTTTGTTCTAATATTTCTTcgtaaacataaaaataataatcactgCGATTATCAAATGTATTGGAATGTggaattt aatttttcaagTCAAGTCCTGATGAAATTCCCCACATTTGCCAAAGCAATAGAGAAATGTGATGGTGTATTAAAGCAGtgtaatttgaatatttataaaattttaactaaaaaagattataccaTGTTCGACAATATCTTGCACTCGATCGTCGGAATTGCTGCAGTTCAA ATCGGCTTGGGAGATCTTCTAATTTCCGTAGGTGTAGTTCCAGACTACATCATCGGATATTTCGTTGGTGAACTTGGTTATGCCTACGCTGATGGAAGTTTCACAGCAGAGGAAATGATGTTAGCAGCATATTCGCGAGGAATTGCCTtgatagaaacaaaaatatctcaTGGTTCTATAGCAACGGTAGGGCTTTCCTATCAAGATCTGAAGAATTGCTGTTCTGCTGATAACGACATCGCATGTCATAATGGAACTAAAAGTACAACTGTTAGCGGACCGACCGATTCTGTGAAgaaattcgttaaaaaattacaG GTAACTGAAGTTATCGTGGAAGAGGTACCGTGCAATAATATACCTTATCATAGCCGTTATATCGCAGCAGTTAATTCGAAACTTTTGGTACATTTGAAAAAAGTGATACCAGTAGCGAAACcacgaa aaaaatggcTCAGTACATCAGTGCCACGAAACGCGTGGTTGACATCAGCCGTAAAATTCTCGTCAGCTGAGTATCATACCAATAATCTGTTCAAACCTATTATCTTTGCAGGAACATTAGCTCTGATTCCCGATAATATTGTCACGATTGAGATTGGATCACAAAATCTACTACAAGCGACTTTAAGAAAATCATTGCAACCAAccgtaagaaatattttattaaatcatccagatgataaagataacgtGATCGTTTTTCTACAAGCATTAGGAAAGCTTTATAACAGCGGTATACAGCTTGATCTTGCTAAATTATATCCACACGTAGAATATCCGGTCAGTCGATGTACTCCAATGATATCTCCACTCATTAG ATTGAATCATTCAGATGACTGGTTTATGACAGATTATAGAAGACAAGAGAAAATTGATTCTGGCGaacgaatatttgaaatatcgatcgattatgaAGAATTTCTGTATGTTAGTGGTCACATGATTGATGGAAGAAATTTGTTTCCAGCGACAGGATATTTATGTTTAGTTTGGGAAACTTTCGGCATGATGATAGGACGATTGTACACGAAAGTATCTGTTGTTATTGAAAATGTAAAGTTTAATCGAGCTACCACCATTCCGAAAGAAGGcaaaattgaaatgataatcataattgAAAAAGTTACTTTCCACAACttgtatctatatatt GATATCTATAAAGAGTTGAAGCTACGTGGTTACCAATATAGCGACCTCTTTCGAAGTTTACAAAGTGCCTCAATATCGGGAAAAAAAGGACATGTCgagtggaaaaaaaattgggtTGTATTCCTGGATAACATATTGCAGATGAAAATACTCGCTTTAGATACCCGAGGATTATTCGTACTGATTGGAATTCGAAAATTGATAATAGATACTAAAGCTCATCAACGATATTTGAAAAGTTTGACAaccaataaaaaat atGTACCTGTACAATTACTTGAGTATATTGATACTGTGATTGTAACAGAGAGTATggaaattcataatattacGGCACA AAGGGAAATGTCATTACGcgaaatattaacgttatctaTGCATATTACTCTTGAGAATATACCAATGACGAAAGTGAAAACAATAGAACTCGTTgagaataatgacaatatatcTGCAGAGAAACTTGTTTCTCCATTGTTAAGAGACATTCTGGCCAATTTACGTTCGATTCAAGCAAGCGTTAATTTATTTGCACTACCAAAGAAATTTGGCGAAGAAGACcttcttaaaaatattgaaattttagaaTCGACAAAATTACGAACAAATGATATAGCGATATTAGCAGTTGGATCTTGCTTATTAaccaatgaaaaaaaggaaaatttaaaaCAACTTTTGAAATCTACAAAAGATGgggcttttcttttatcgcgtgaaaaggaaaatataccATTGGACTATTCTATTCTAAAGGAATTTCGATTAGGTATAGTTTTGGAGAAACGTACTTCCGAGGAATTGTGGATATTGTTAAGGAAGATCGaggaaatttcgaaaaatattctatttattaatgttaggaGCAATGAATTTAACTGTTTGAAAGAAGTACAAGATGTTCTTGCCAATGAAACACAAGAAGATAACACGAGAGTGATATTTGTTGAGGAAGGAAACTTTGAATCTGGTCTCTTAGGATTCATTAATTGCTTACAGAAAGAAACTGGAGGAAAAATCTTTCGAGCTGTTTTAGTTCAGGATCTTACAGCCCcgaaattttctttagaattGCCCCTTTATTCGGAACAATTCGAAACCGATCTTTTCATGAATGTTTTACGGCCAGGAAACGTATGGGGATCATATAGGCATCAATTACTTCCATCTCGTGAACCAAAGCTTATGTATCATGCTTTCGTTAATCAGTTG TCACGCGGAGATTTAATTGCGTTACGTTGGCTCGAAGGACCAATTACGAAAGACTATCAAAAGAAGAATCTTGTTCGCATCCATTATTCATCGTTGAACTTTAAAGACGTGATGTTGGCAACAGGTAAAATAGGATTAGATGTGTTTCAACAGATCAGAAAAGATGTTGACAACGTACTTGGATTTGAATATAGTGGAATCAGTATTGGTGGTCGACGTATTATGGGACTTAATCCAAACAA aTGCTTATCAAATCTTTATCAAATGGACGAGATTTTTTCTTGGACCGTACCTGAAAGTTGGAGTTTGGAAAATGCAGCGACA GCCGCGATTACCTTAGCTCTTCACGAAGGctgtgaaatatttattaccgttGGTACACCAGAAAAACGTAAATTCATTAAAGAAACATTTCCCAGTATCGACGATAATCATATTGGAATTT CATCTCTGCGTTGTTTAGCCTATAGAGAACAATTTTTAGAAATTGGAAAATTTGACTTAGCCGCAGATAATCCGTTAAACATCGATGTCTTTACGAAGGAGATCAGTTTTCATGCTGTAATGTTAGATCAAATTATAGTTACTAAGAACGAaatcaaaaatgaaataagttCAAGA GTACTCATAAAGATACGCGAAGAAAATGAACAACTGAATACACCGATCTTGACTGAACCTTATTATAGATGTTTCCCGAACAAAGGTTATACAATTATTGGCGGCTTTGGTGGCTTTGGTTTAGAATTAATCGAATGGTTGGTTCTTCGAAATACtaaaaatattgtcattactTCGCGAAACGGCTTGAAGAATGGTAATCAACAAATGAGAATCAAGAGATGGGAATCATACGGCGTGAATATTAAGATCCTTGTCGGTCTCGATGCAGCTAATCAAGAAGATTGCGAGCTTATAGTAAAATCAGCAATAGATGAAGGTCCCGTAGATGGTATATTTAACCTCGCGGTTTTTTCATAGGACCGTATTTGTCATAAACACACTATGAATGCTTTTGAAGAATGTTTCAAGGGAAAGGCCTGGGCAACGAAACGTTTGGACGAAGTTACTAGAAACCTTTGTCCAGATCTTCGGCATTTCGTAGTCTTCTACGAAATATGCGAAAAAAGGGTAGAAGAAGGTTTGCCTGGATTAGCTATTCAATGGGGAGCGATTGGAGACGTCGGTCTTATTGCAGACATGCAGGATAACGAGAAAGAACTTGTTATTGGCGGCACTTTACAGCAAAAAATAACATCTtgtttaaaagaaatgaatcgaTTTTTGGTACAAGATAAACCTATAGTTGCTAGTATGATAATCGCTGAAAGACGATTAGATGGAGTTTGTTCGGACAATGTCGTAAATACTGTCTTAAAAATTATGT GTATTAAAGAATTGAAGAGTATCAATCAACAAATTTCCTTGGCTGAACTTGGAATGGATTCTATGATGGGCgtggaaataaaacaaactttAGAGCGCGAGTATGAAATATATCTCAACGCGGAAAATATTCGCAGCTTAAACTTTGCCAAACTTGTGGAAATAGATAATAAGCGGGCAGGTGATAGTAATCGTATTGAAATTGCAACcgacaaaatattatttagtaaAAAAGTATTGATGCAATTGTTCGGCGAAGAATTTTCCTCCGAATTAATTATCTCCCTTAAAACTAACCCAGAGGAAGGTCGGAGCGAGATATTCTTCATTCCAGGTATTGAAGGCTATGGtataattttcgaaagttTAGAATCGAAAATTAAGTCGCCAGCCACTTGTTTCCAACTTAGGACAAATTATGAATTAGAAACTGTAGAAGACATGGCCCGTTCATTTCTACCGATATACTCTTTAACTAAagatatatttgattaa